In Apium graveolens cultivar Ventura chromosome 10, ASM990537v1, whole genome shotgun sequence, the following are encoded in one genomic region:
- the LOC141690424 gene encoding putative methyltransferase PMT24, whose amino-acid sequence MAIGKGRTKRSSGSSCASGVTTVVFVALCVFGVYMLSPAGNLLSSDTANRMSFTRYNLQKTNTSSFQDNPGKLPKDAIKTDEDDNAKNSSSDQVLEVSADDQKQDGLAQIVADKKDQLSEHAENLVTTAAADQIEHLDTKGHQTEENVKGQADAAVEENPQGLQGTVSEEEQQKLNQHEVHFTEESTMTHNQETDQEISTTKSDDKKQSDSKNYGANQGESKDSRHIRKPLKGYTQVKQNGKNMNTQEENKKETYSESQENLKDTKIKLSEKENEQQMEQQQRQEEDSQNNGIATDREGATSKDQIEHDEAAIDSTDLSDQHKSSQDTAEEEKVQTQKQDAQNNQLPGTKENDKDNKHHQRKRRKKQRRPSKPSTVEDHSESGLPEESKDFMAEDHFFPMGASKTPKESNETTSEDHSFPMGESGIPKESNESKKAWSTQADQSDNHNERKRSPSEYQDSSMYGYSWQLCNVTAGADYIPCLDNEKAISRLTSRRHFEHRERHCPEEPLTCLVPLPQGYKTHVEWPQSRDKIWYHNVPHASLAQFKGHQNWVKLSGEFLTFPGGGTQFIHGALHYIDFLQQAVPEIAWGKHTRTVLDVGCGVASFGGYLFERDVLTISFAPKDEHEAQVQFALERGIPAISAVMGSQRLPFPGRVFDLIHCARCRVPWEREGGALLLELNRMLRPGGYFVWSATPVYRKGREDVQIWKEMSALTVSICWELVTIKKDKLNMVGAAIYRKPESNECYDERKRKQPPMCKTEDDPNAAWYVPLQLCMHTVPVDEAERGSQWPQEWPRRLQLAPYWLNRSKMGIYGKPASDDFVSDHEHWKRVVSKSYLNGLGISWSNVRNVMDMRAVYGGFAAALKNMKVWVLNVVNIDSPDTLAIIYERGLFGIYHDWCESFSTYPRTYDLLHADHLFSRLKKRCKLEPVMAEVDRIVRPGGKLIVRDESSAVGEVEKLLKSLHWEVHLTSSTNKEGILSAQKSDWRPESYLKHL is encoded by the exons ATGGCAATAGGCAAGGGACGTACTAAGAGATCATCTGGAAGTTCTTGTGCCTCAGGTGTCACTACAGTGGTGTTTGTGGCTTTATGTGTTTTTGGTGTTTACATGCTATCCCCAGCTGGTAACCTACTTTCTTCGGACACAGCTAATCGAATGTCGTTCACCAGATATAATTTACAGAAAACCAATACTTCTAGTTTTCAAGACAATCCCGGTAAACTTCCAAAGGATGCTATTAAAactgatgaagatgataatgCTAAGAATTCCTCTTCTGATCAAGTACTAGAAGTTAGTGCTGATGATCAGAAGCAAGATGGTCTGGCCCAGATTGTTGCCGACAAAAAAGATCAATTATCTGAGCATGCAGAAAACCTTGTGACCACTGCTGCTGCAGATCAGATTGAACATTTAGATACAAAAGGTCATCAGACTGAAGAAAATGTGAAGGGACAGGCCGATGCAGCTGTGGAAGAAAATCCACAAGGGTTGCAGGGTACAGTTTCTGAAGAGGAGCAGCAGAAACTTAATCAACATGAGGTTCACTTCACTGAGGAGAGTACCATGACACATAACCAAGAAACTGATCAAGAAATTTCCACAACAAAGTCAGATGATAAAAAACAAAGTGATTCTAAGAATTATGGGGCCAATCAGGGTGAGAGTAAGGATAGTAGACATATTCGAAAACCTTTGAAAGGTTATACACAAGTAAAGCAAAATGGAAAGAATATGAATACTCAAGAGGAGAACAAAAAGGAAACCTACTCTGAGAGCCAAGAAAATTTAAAAGACACCAAAATCAAGTTATCAGAAAAAGAAAACGAACAACAAATGGAACAACAGCAAAGGCAGGAAGAAGACTCGCAAAATAATGGGATTGCTACTGATCGTGAAGGGGCAACAAGCAAGGATCAAATAGAACATGACGAGGCAGCTATTGATTCCACTGATTTAAGTGATCAGCATAAGAGCAGTCAGGATACAGCCGAAGAAGAGAAGGTTCAAACTCAAAAGCAAGATGCCCAGAATAATCAGCTCCCTGGAACCAAAGAAAATGACAAGGACAATAAACATCATCAAAGGAAGCGAAGGAAAAAACAACGTAGGCCGTCTAAGCCATCAACTGTTGAAGATCATTCGGAGAGCGGATTACCAGAAGAGTCAAAAGACTTTATGGCTGAAGATCATTTTTTCCCAATGGGGGCGAGCAAAACACCAAAAGAATCAAACGAGACAACTAGTGAAGATCATTCTTTTCCAATGGGGGAGAGTGGAATACCAAAAGAATCGAATGAGTCAAAAAAGGCGTGGTCCACCCAAGCAGATCAATCTGATAACCATAACGAGCGAAAGAGAAGTCCCTCAGAATATCAAGATAGCAGCATGTACGGATACTCATGGCAGCTCTGCAATGTAACAGCAGGCGCTGACTACATACCTTGTTTAGATAATGAGAAAGCAATTAGTAGATTAACAAGTCGGAGGCACTTTGAACACCGGGAAAGACATTGTCCAGAGGAACCTCTAACCTGCTTGGTACCACTCCCGCAGGGGTACAAGACACATGTTGAGTGGCCTCAAAGCAGAGACAAG ATCTGGTACCATAATGTGCCTCACGCTTCCCTCGCACAATTTAAGGGTCATCAGAATTGGGTAAAACTATCTGGGGAATTCCTAACGTTCCCCGGAGGCGGGACACAATTTATACACGGAGCTCTCCACTACATTGACTTTTTGCAACAG GCAGTACCAGAAATTGCATGGGGTAAACACACCAGAACAGTGTTGGACGTTGGATGCGGGGTTGCTAGCTTTGGTGGCTATCTTTTTGAAAGAGATGTTCTTACTATATCATTTGCACCAAAAGATGAACATGAAGCTCAAGTTCAATTTGCACTCGAAAGGGGCATACCTGCAATTTCAGCCGTGATGGGCTCTCAAAGACTGCCATTTCCAGGCAGAGTCTTTGATCTTATTCACTGTGCACGTTGTAGAGTACCTTGGGAACGAGAAG GTGGTGCTCTTCTTTTGGAATTGAACCGAATGCTAAGACCGGGGGGTTATTTTGTCTGGTCAGCAACTCCTGTGTATCGAAAGGGAAGAGAAGATGTCCAGATATGGAAAG AAATGTCTGCATTGACCGTATCTATATGTTGGGAGCTTGTTACCATCAAGAAGGACAAGTTAAATATGGTTGGTGCAGCTATCTATCGCAAACCAGAATCAAATGAATGTTATGACGAAAGAAAACGGAAGCAACCTCCAATGTGTAAAACTGAAGACGATCCAAATGCTGCTTG GTATGTACCCTTGCAGTTATGCATGCACACAGTGCCAGTAGACGAGGCTGAAAGAGGTTCCCAATGGCCTCAGGAATGGCCTCGTCGTCTGCAGTTAGCTCCATACTGGTTAAACCGATCCAAGATGGGGATCTATGGAAAACCAGCTTCCGATGATTTTGTGTCAGACCATGAACATTGGAAAAGAGTGGTGAGCAAGTCCTACCTAaatggattaggaatcagctgGTCTAATGTAAGAAATGTTATGGACATGAGAGCTGTTTACGGAGG GTTTGCAGCGGCACTGAAGAACATGAAAGTATGGGTACTAAATGTGGTGAACATAGATTCCCCAGATACACTTGCTATTATCTACGAAAGGGGTCTTTTTGGGATATACCATGACTGGTGCGAATCTTTCAGCACATATCCTAGAACATATGATCTTCTACATGCTGATCATCTTTTTTCCAGGCTGAAGAAGAG GTGCAAGCTTGAACCCGTGATGGCAGAAGTTGATAGGATAGTGAGGCCTGGAGGTAAATTGATTGTCCGTGACGAGTCTAGTGCTGTTGGGGAAGTAGAGAAATTATTAAAATCTCTACATTGGGAGGTTCATTTAACCTCGTCAACAAATAAAGAAGGTATACTCAGCGCCCAGAAATCTGATTGGCGACCAGAATCATATCTGAAGCATTTATAG